The stretch of DNA CGACGATGTTGAGAAGTTGAAATCCAAGATCGGCGACACCTTCGGCCCATTCGGGCCGGAGATTGAGGTCACGCAGGAGATGATCAACAAGTTCGCCGACCTCACCGGGGACCGACAGTGGATTCACATCGACGTCGAGCGGGCCAAGAAGGAGAGCCCGTTCCGTCAGACGATTGCCCACGGCTTTCTCACACTCAGTCTGCTCCCGGTCCTTCGCGCCGGCTCTGACTTTGAAATCGTCGGTTTCGGCAACGCCACCAACTACGGTGCCGACAAGCTCCGTTTCGTGCGCCCGGTCCCCGCCGGCGCCAAGGTGCATGCCCGCTCTCGGCTGGTCGCTGTGGACGCCAAACCGAAAGGCACCCAGGTGACGCAGGAGATCAATGTGCACGTCGTCGGCACCGACAAACCGGCACTGATTTACGTCATGCTGTTGCTGTACCACCCGCCGATGAAATGAAGTCTTGTGAAATCTTATGAGTGACGACCCAATCCGTATTGGCATTCTTGGGGCCGCGCGTATTGCACCGATGGCACTGGTGCGTCCCGCCCGAGAGGTCCGCGGTGTCGCCGTAACCACCGTCGCCGCTCGCGATCCGCAGCGCGCCCAGGCCTTCGCCACCAAGCACGGTATCCCGCGAGTGCTGCCGAGCTACGAAGCCCTGGTCAACGACCCGGAGATCGATGCGGTGTACAATCCGCTTCCGAACAGCCTGCACTGCGAGTGGACGATCCGCGCCCTCGAAGCCGGCAAGCACGTGTTGTGCGAAAAGCCGATCGCTTCGAACGCCGCCGAAGCCGAGCGCATGGCAACCGCGGCGCGGCAGGCCGCCCGCGTGCTGGTCGAAGCCTTCCACTGGCGCTATCACCCACTGGCCGCGCGCATGAAGGCGATCATCGACGCCGGTGAGGTGGGCACCGTGCGCCACATCGAAGCCCACTTCTGCATCCCGCTGCTGCTGCCGGGTGACATCCGGTACCGGCTCGACCTCGCCGGCGGCGCCACCATGGACACCGGCTGTTACGCCATCAGCATCCTGCGGTTTCTCGCCGGAGCCGAACCGCAAGTGATCCACGCCGAGGCGCGCTTGTCTTCACCGGGCGTCGACCGTTCCATGGTCGCCGACTTCGCCTTCGCCGACGGCCGTACCGGCCGGATCACCTGCGCGCTGCTGTCCCCCGTCCTGATCCGTGCCAGCGCCCGTGTGCACGGCGATCGCGGCGAACTGTTCGTGATCAACCCGGTGGTTCCGCATTTCTACCATCGACTGACGTTGCGCAATGATGTGGGCAGGCGCACCGAACGCCTGCGTGGTGATGCGACGTATACGCACCAGCTTCGCGCCTTCGCCGACGCCGTTCGCTC from Candidatus Binatia bacterium encodes:
- a CDS encoding Gfo/Idh/MocA family oxidoreductase, producing the protein MSDDPIRIGILGAARIAPMALVRPAREVRGVAVTTVAARDPQRAQAFATKHGIPRVLPSYEALVNDPEIDAVYNPLPNSLHCEWTIRALEAGKHVLCEKPIASNAAEAERMATAARQAARVLVEAFHWRYHPLAARMKAIIDAGEVGTVRHIEAHFCIPLLLPGDIRYRLDLAGGATMDTGCYAISILRFLAGAEPQVIHAEARLSSPGVDRSMVADFAFADGRTGRITCALLSPVLIRASARVHGDRGELFVINPVVPHFYHRLTLRNDVGRRTERLRGDATYTHQLRAFADAVRSGTWVPTNPDDAIANMRVIDAVYTKAGLPLRGLIKT
- a CDS encoding MaoC family dehydratase → MEAIRFDDVEKLKSKIGDTFGPFGPEIEVTQEMINKFADLTGDRQWIHIDVERAKKESPFRQTIAHGFLTLSLLPVLRAGSDFEIVGFGNATNYGADKLRFVRPVPAGAKVHARSRLVAVDAKPKGTQVTQEINVHVVGTDKPALIYVMLLLYHPPMK